ATTTTCGAGTTGCTCTGTTTCAACCCCACCCGTGTGCCGAATCTCAAATGGTTGGGGAAAATCTTTCCCATACGAGATTTCCGCCTTATCATCAGCCCCGCGATGAACGCGCAGACGCAAAACAAAAGGGTCGCCAATTGCAATTGTATCGCGGTCAACCCCTGTCAAAAATTCTACCGTTGCATCGGTCGGAACCGTTTGTGTCCCGATCCATATTGCGAATAAAAAATAAATCGCACGCATTGCCGTCCATTATGCTCCTTCTTGTATCGCGCCCGAAGTCAAATTGAGCCGCAGCCACGACATCACCGAATACGGCAGCACAACCACCTCCCGGTGCGTTTTGGCCGTGCCGTACCAAAAATTGTTGGCCTGCCCAATGATCAGCTCTTGCACCAGTGTTTCGCCCCGCCACAGAAAAACCGTCAACTCGGGATCATCCAGACTATCTGCGACAGATTTATCCACTTGATCGGGAAACTCGGCAACGACCAGATGGTGAACGCGATCAATCAAATCCTCAACGCCTACACCTCCCTCTACAACACGCCCATCCCCCATCACCACCTGCCACGAATCATCGCCATCCTTCGCGCAATTCACTACACTGTCTCGATATGCCAACCGCACGCGGTCAACACCCGCGCGATCAAACTCAAAAACGCGCTTGTAACGCAACTGGTTCAATGGAATATCCAGAGATTCTGCGATCAATTGTTCGACGATAAACACCTGTGGACGATTCATTATACGCCCATACCACAATTTCCGCCGATTATCGGGAACGCGCTTGCCCAACAACAGCGTATTGGGCACTTCATTGTCTTCTGTATACAACACAACTTTGTAATCCGGATCGTCGAATCCGTAAATTGTGGGATCATCCACTACCTCTTTGTAAAAGGATTCGACGCGCTCGTCTTTCAAGTGCCCCAACAGCGTCAAAACCTCGCGCGCGTCAGCCCGCTCTTTTACTGGCTGAACGAGATGCCACTTCAGCCCATCCCGCACGACCTCATAAACACCTTCAGGCGTTTGGAAATACGCCCGCGAGACCAGATCGGGATCAAAGGAAAACGCCCGCGTATCGCGCAATGCCATCAGCGGACGATTAAACCGCGCGCGATATTGTTTTTTGGTCAACACGACCGTGTTTCCGCCCGACCATGTAAAATAGCACCCTTGCTTGGAGGGAATATCATTGCCGAAAAACAACCAAACGGGATCGCCCGATATGGGTTCAAATCGCACTTCAACCACGGGCGGATTCAGCCCAAAACCGGCGAGATCAACCCCTGCGTAATCGCCTTCATCAACCACAGCCCGACCGCGTTCAACAATCTGTGCGATCTCGATCATACCCTCAAATTCTATCCAATCGGCGGGCACTTCCAGCGGCTTGATCAGTTCCCACTCATTGCCGCGCTTCTCTGCTACAAAGTATCCGTATTCATTGGTCAATGTCAATCGCGCAACGCGATGCCGCTGAACTTCAATAAACGCATTCTTCGCCTCAACCTCGCGTTGTTCCTCTGCCATGCGAGGACGTTCAAACAAAAAGACAAACCCCACCAACCCCAAAAGCAAAACCGCCAAAATCGCTGTCACCTTAAAACCCACAATTTCCTCATTTGTCATCGGTTGTCAGTTGTCAGTTACCCCACCCAACCAGTTCGTCTTCTTTCATCTGCGTTCATCTGCGCCATCTGCGGATCACCCTTCTCATCGCCTGCGCCACCAGACCAGTACACCCGCAACAATCGGAACGCCTGGCAACACCAGCCAATACACCCATCGAATCCAAAATTCATCGCCAGGGTTCAATACCAGCGGGCGAAAGAGCGTACTCTTGGGCCGAATCGTAATTTTATCGCGCGCTCTGAGCAACCAATTTGCTGCATTCATAAATAAATCGCCGTTGCCAGCCCCAGGTACCTCTACAAAGCGATTGCTCGCAAAATCCGAATCGCCAAACACCACAATCCGCGCCCGCCCCCCACGTCGATCATCACCCGCTTTCGCGGCAATAGTGGCCGGACCTTCCACAACCATCGCCAACCACAGCGGCCCCGGTTGGTCAGCCCCGGATGTATATTGAACCGCCTCTTTATCCTTAGCCGAAATGGCATCCAGATTGGTCTCACTCCAGCTATTCGGCGAAGACAGAACCAGCGAAGAAACATCGGCACCCGGCAAAGACCCCACATGTTCCATTGAGCGCACCAATGGATAAAACGTCTGCAATCCCGAATGCTTCTCTGTGATGGGATGTTTGCTATAATGCGTCGTCACAGGAACCGAAAAATCTGCGCCCGTCAGCACCTGGCTTTTATCGACCACAAAATCATTTCGCAGGCCAATAGACCACTTTCGCAACAGCGGCTCAAGCCCCGTATCGATGAGCGGATCCAGCAAAAAGAATGCCGCGCCTCCCCGATTGAGATACGTTGCTACAATATCGATCTCTGCTGGCAAAAACGGGCGTTTTGGTCCCGCGATAATCAGCGCATCACAATCTTTGGGCACGCGCTGTGATTGCGCCAGCACCAGGGATGGACGCACATCGTGGTTGCCTTCAATGAGCAACTGCTTGATCCCGGAAAATCCCTGCTCCGATTGGTCGTCGGGATGCGCCTCCTCATGTCCCCCCACAAAATATACCACCTGCCGCTCTTCGCTCATCAAACGCGCAATGCCATTAGTCAACGCTTTTTCAGACGTTTCCTGAATCCTCTCTTCCCGACTGCCATATTCGATCACCGAAACACCATACCGCGTCACAGTATATCGCCTGGCCTCAATCGGCTCTCTATCGGGATCGACAAACCGGTACGCAAAACGTCTCGAATGATAGGCATACTGCTTGAGCAAATGCTCGTAATCGCGCTGCTCTGCTTCGCGGAAAAACGCCACAACATTGACATCCTCAGACAAATTTTCCAAAAGAGAAATCGTTTGGGGCGATAGCGTATAAAGACCGCGAGCCGTCAGGTCAAAGCGCGCGTGATACCGCGTGGTTAAAAAATTAATCACCGCCAGAATACCCAGCGTGATCAACACCGCCACAAGGGCATTAGACCCGTATTTCAATATCCGATGTGATAAAAATTTGGGCATAAATCTATCTCTATTTCTCACCCGAGTAATGGCGCACGGCATCCCAATCGAGTTCTATACCGAGACCCGGCGCAGTGGGAATAGTAAGCAATCCGTCTTCATCGAGTGAAAACGGCGTAGTGACAATATCTTCGATATAAGGCGATGGGGTAATATATTCGACCCAGCGCGCAATGGGATGTGCGGCAGACAGATGGAGATCTGCCAGGAGGCCAATAGCGGTGTTCCAGCCGTGTGTGACGACCAGAACATTGTGGTCATACGCATACCATATCAGGCGTCGCACTTCAGAAATACCCCCCACTTTCGTGACATCGGGCTGAATAATATCATATGCGCCACATTCAATCCACGGCATGAAACTCTGGCGGCGAGTAAAAACTTCTCCACCGGCAATGCGGACAGGTGAATATTCTCGCAATTTGATGTGGCCTTCAATATCGTCGGGCGGGAGGGCTTCTTCAAACCAGGTGATATCGTAATCGCCGAGCATGCGAGCGGTTTCAATCGCCCATTTGTAATTGTGAGGCCAAAAGGCATCGCTGCCGCCCGCATCAACCATGAGTTCCACATCGGGGCCACAGGTGTCTCGGGCGATTTTGATGAGGCGTTCATCCATATGGCGGTCAACGCGCCCAAAAGCGCCCCAACCGAGTTTGAGTGCCCTGAAACCGCGGTCGAGCGCGTCTTGCAAAGTGTTGGGAAATGTTTCGGGGTCTTCAA
The nucleotide sequence above comes from Gemmatimonadota bacterium. Encoded proteins:
- a CDS encoding Gldg family protein, which produces MPKFLSHRILKYGSNALVAVLITLGILAVINFLTTRYHARFDLTARGLYTLSPQTISLLENLSEDVNVVAFFREAEQRDYEHLLKQYAYHSRRFAYRFVDPDREPIEARRYTVTRYGVSVIEYGSREERIQETSEKALTNGIARLMSEERQVVYFVGGHEEAHPDDQSEQGFSGIKQLLIEGNHDVRPSLVLAQSQRVPKDCDALIIAGPKRPFLPAEIDIVATYLNRGGAAFFLLDPLIDTGLEPLLRKWSIGLRNDFVVDKSQVLTGADFSVPVTTHYSKHPITEKHSGLQTFYPLVRSMEHVGSLPGADVSSLVLSSPNSWSETNLDAISAKDKEAVQYTSGADQPGPLWLAMVVEGPATIAAKAGDDRRGGRARIVVFGDSDFASNRFVEVPGAGNGDLFMNAANWLLRARDKITIRPKSTLFRPLVLNPGDEFWIRWVYWLVLPGVPIVAGVLVWWRRR
- a CDS encoding mandelate racemase/muconate lactonizing enzyme family protein; its protein translation is MKITEVRTIPLFGETPMTGWTAEPGPDENMHTLVEVQTDEGVSGIGSVFTSKSLVDGAMGLLRPNIIGENALEPERVSEKLHQMTFWQGRGGAVTHAISGVDIALWDILGKVVGQPVGRLLGGYYRKKIKPYGSILFEDPETFPNTLQDALDRGFRALKLGWGAFGRVDRHMDERLIKIARDTCGPDVELMVDAGGSDAFWPHNYKWAIETARMLGDYDITWFEEALPPDDIEGHIKLREYSPVRIAGGEVFTRRQSFMPWIECGAYDIIQPDVTKVGGISEVRRLIWYAYDHNVLVVTHGWNTAIGLLADLHLSAAHPIARWVEYITPSPYIEDIVTTPFSLDEDGLLTIPTAPGLGIELDWDAVRHYSGEK
- a CDS encoding DUF4340 domain-containing protein — encoded protein: MTNEEIVGFKVTAILAVLLLGLVGFVFLFERPRMAEEQREVEAKNAFIEVQRHRVARLTLTNEYGYFVAEKRGNEWELIKPLEVPADWIEFEGMIEIAQIVERGRAVVDEGDYAGVDLAGFGLNPPVVEVRFEPISGDPVWLFFGNDIPSKQGCYFTWSGGNTVVLTKKQYRARFNRPLMALRDTRAFSFDPDLVSRAYFQTPEGVYEVVRDGLKWHLVQPVKERADAREVLTLLGHLKDERVESFYKEVVDDPTIYGFDDPDYKVVLYTEDNEVPNTLLLGKRVPDNRRKLWYGRIMNRPQVFIVEQLIAESLDIPLNQLRYKRVFEFDRAGVDRVRLAYRDSVVNCAKDGDDSWQVVMGDGRVVEGGVGVEDLIDRVHHLVVAEFPDQVDKSVADSLDDPELTVFLWRGETLVQELIIGQANNFWYGTAKTHREVVVLPYSVMSWLRLNLTSGAIQEGA